Proteins encoded within one genomic window of Thiothrix litoralis:
- a CDS encoding NAD(P)/FAD-dependent oxidoreductase codes for MNKITIIGAGFAALSAVRQVRKQDKNAEITLIAPLAELHYLPGIIWIPNGLRTREDLIVPLANFFGRMNVKFHQGNVTGLRDGGRIVETDNGEVGNDGLIIASGGRFIKKLPGIEHAITPCEGISAAEKIRDRLKEMQSGTIAIGFAGNPNEPSAMRGGPMFEFLFGIDTLLRQQGRRDKFHLVFFSPAPQPGNRLGPKAMSGLLSEMGKRGIETHLGHKMKSFTAEKVTTEGGEFNADLILFMPGMTGNLWFDNTTLPRSAGGLLKADQHCKVDGWDKVYVAGDSGSFPGPDWMPKQAHMADLQAAAAAKNLLGELNGGATDATFKVELVCIVDSVNKGMLVSRTEKRSVVLPASRVFHWAKRGFEWWYLRQYR; via the coding sequence ATGAACAAAATAACCATTATCGGCGCAGGCTTCGCAGCCCTAAGCGCCGTGCGCCAAGTGCGCAAACAAGATAAGAATGCGGAAATCACCCTGATTGCCCCGCTTGCCGAGCTGCACTACCTGCCGGGCATTATCTGGATTCCCAACGGCTTACGCACCCGCGAAGACTTGATTGTGCCCTTGGCCAACTTCTTTGGTCGCATGAACGTCAAGTTCCACCAAGGCAATGTCACTGGCCTACGCGATGGCGGACGAATCGTCGAAACCGACAACGGTGAAGTGGGCAATGACGGCTTAATCATTGCTTCCGGCGGCCGTTTCATCAAAAAACTGCCCGGCATCGAGCACGCTATCACGCCGTGCGAAGGCATCAGTGCAGCGGAAAAAATCCGGGATCGCCTGAAAGAAATGCAAAGCGGCACTATCGCCATCGGTTTCGCAGGCAACCCCAACGAACCCAGCGCGATGCGTGGTGGGCCAATGTTTGAGTTCCTGTTCGGCATTGACACTTTGCTGCGTCAGCAAGGCCGCCGCGACAAATTCCATCTGGTATTCTTCAGCCCTGCCCCGCAACCCGGCAACCGTCTGGGTCCCAAAGCCATGTCTGGCCTGTTGTCTGAAATGGGCAAGCGCGGCATTGAAACCCACCTCGGTCACAAAATGAAAAGCTTCACCGCTGAAAAAGTGACGACCGAAGGCGGCGAATTCAACGCTGACCTGATCCTGTTCATGCCCGGCATGACCGGCAACCTGTGGTTCGACAACACCACCCTGCCCCGTTCCGCTGGCGGTTTGCTGAAAGCTGACCAACATTGCAAGGTCGACGGTTGGGACAAGGTTTACGTCGCAGGCGATTCCGGCAGTTTCCCCGGCCCCGACTGGATGCCAAAGCAAGCGCACATGGCTGATTTGCAAGCCGCCGCCGCTGCCAAAAACCTGCTGGGTGAACTGAATGGCGGCGCGACCGATGCGACCTTCAAGGTTGAACTGGTGTGCATCGTCGACTCCGTAAACAAAGGGATGTTGGTATCGCGCACTGAAAAACGTTCAGTGGTATTACCCGCTTCCCGCGTATTCCATTGGGCGAAACGCGGGTTTGAATGGTGGTATTTGCGGCAGTACCGTTAA
- a CDS encoding OsmC family protein → MDPQPKDPHTVIVNLRDTEGTYTCDIKAGKHQMVADEPVPLGGDDLGAAPYQYLKAALGACTAMTLRMYAERKKWPVENVIVTLRHSRDAKKQSMFERDIQIVGELTDDQRERLLDIADRCPVHKTLSNGVTILSKLID, encoded by the coding sequence ATGGACCCACAACCGAAAGACCCCCACACCGTCATCGTCAATTTACGTGATACCGAAGGCACGTATACCTGTGACATCAAGGCAGGCAAGCACCAAATGGTTGCCGATGAGCCGGTTCCACTGGGTGGTGACGACTTGGGTGCAGCGCCCTACCAATACCTGAAGGCCGCCTTAGGCGCTTGCACGGCCATGACTCTTCGCATGTATGCCGAGCGCAAGAAATGGCCGGTTGAAAACGTGATCGTCACCCTGCGCCACAGCCGCGATGCCAAAAAGCAAAGCATGTTTGAACGCGACATCCAGATCGTTGGCGAACTCACCGACGACCAGCGCGAACGCCTGCTGGATATTGCTGACCGTTGCCCGGTACACAAAACCCTGAGCAATGGTGTTACCATCCTAAGCAAACTCATTGATTAA
- the cysS gene encoding cysteine--tRNA ligase → MLHIYNSLTRQKEVFEPIQPRQVRMYVCGMTVYDYCHLGHARVMVVFDTVYRYLKTSGYAVEYVRNITDIDDKIIKRAAENGEPIDALTQRFIDAMHEDEDSLSVLRPDAEPRATDNIQEMLTMIQTLLDKGIAYQGKNGDVYYDVSQFEGYGKLSGRKLDDLRAGERVAVDEVKDDPLDFVLWKASKPGDPAWDAPWGAGRPGWHIECSAMSQKLLGDHFDIHGGGSDLQFPHHENEIAQSEGCTGHKHVNYWMHNGFIRVNDEKMSKSLNNFFTIREVLKDYKAAEVRFFILNSHYRSQLNYGTDQLDAARASLSRLYTAIRGLPESGPAAYTYYENRFIAAMDDDFNTPEAMAVLFELAGDINRIRKTQSDASAAALGALLQRLGNVLGLLQDDPESWFKGSANADGLSDDAIETLIQQRLDARTAKQWAESDRIRDELKAQGVLLEDGAGGTTWKRA, encoded by the coding sequence ATGTTGCACATCTACAATAGCCTGACTCGCCAGAAAGAAGTCTTTGAACCCATTCAACCGCGCCAAGTACGCATGTACGTGTGCGGCATGACGGTTTACGACTACTGTCACCTCGGCCATGCACGGGTCATGGTGGTGTTTGATACCGTTTACCGTTACCTCAAAACCAGCGGTTACGCGGTCGAATACGTGCGCAACATCACCGATATTGACGACAAGATCATCAAGCGTGCCGCCGAAAATGGCGAACCGATTGACGCCCTGACCCAACGTTTCATCGACGCGATGCACGAAGATGAAGACAGCCTGAGCGTGCTGCGCCCCGATGCGGAACCGCGTGCCACTGACAATATCCAAGAGATGCTCACCATGATCCAGACCTTGCTGGACAAGGGCATCGCCTATCAGGGCAAAAACGGCGATGTGTATTACGACGTCTCCCAATTTGAGGGTTACGGCAAACTCTCCGGGCGCAAGCTGGACGACTTACGTGCCGGTGAACGGGTTGCCGTTGACGAAGTGAAAGACGACCCGCTGGATTTCGTGCTGTGGAAAGCCAGCAAACCCGGCGACCCGGCATGGGATGCGCCGTGGGGAGCAGGCCGCCCCGGTTGGCACATCGAATGTTCCGCCATGTCGCAGAAACTGCTGGGTGATCATTTCGACATTCACGGCGGCGGCAGCGATTTGCAGTTCCCGCACCACGAGAACGAAATCGCCCAAAGCGAAGGCTGCACCGGGCACAAGCACGTCAATTACTGGATGCATAACGGCTTCATCCGCGTCAACGATGAGAAGATGTCCAAGTCGCTGAACAATTTCTTCACCATCCGCGAAGTATTGAAAGATTACAAAGCAGCGGAAGTGCGCTTTTTCATCCTCAATAGCCATTACCGTAGCCAGTTGAATTACGGCACGGATCAATTGGATGCAGCACGCGCCTCGCTGTCACGCTTATATACGGCTATCCGTGGTCTGCCTGAATCAGGCCCGGCAGCCTACACCTATTACGAAAATCGCTTTATCGCGGCGATGGATGACGACTTCAACACCCCCGAAGCCATGGCGGTGCTGTTTGAACTGGCGGGCGACATTAACCGCATCCGCAAAACCCAAAGCGATGCCTCAGCCGCCGCACTCGGCGCATTGTTGCAACGCCTTGGCAATGTCCTTGGGCTGTTGCAAGATGACCCGGAAAGCTGGTTCAAAGGCTCTGCCAATGCAGACGGGTTAAGCGATGACGCCATCGAAACCCTGATCCAGCAACGTCTGGATGCCCGCACCGCCAAACAATGGGCAGAATCCGACCGCATCCGCGACGAACTCAAGGCGCAAGGCGTACTTTTGGAAGATGGCGCGGGCGGCACAACTTGGAAACGAGCATAA
- a CDS encoding 4Fe-4S dicluster domain-containing protein: MSIHSINGCIGCEECIKSCPTDVIRLDPKTKKAVIKYVADCQICHLCRLYCPVDAIIIAPEKTIPVIVSWG; encoded by the coding sequence ATGAGCATACACAGTATTAACGGCTGCATCGGCTGTGAAGAATGCATCAAATCCTGTCCCACAGATGTCATACGTCTGGACCCGAAGACAAAAAAGGCGGTCATCAAATACGTGGCAGATTGCCAGATTTGTCATTTGTGCCGCCTGTATTGCCCGGTGGATGCCATCATTATCGCACCGGAAAAAACCATACCGGTGATTGTATCGTGGGGCTAA
- a CDS encoding Dph6-related ATP pyrophosphatase, protein MVVFAAVPLMLKGKKCTRKKTLLSWSSGKDSAWALHLLQQDPAIELVGLFTLIEQKHNRASMHDTSIDMLHRQADAAGLPLELVVLPDECSNEQYDAIIQAYIATAARNQIECMAFGDLFVNEIRQYRERQLQGSGISPLFPLWGMCTQYLVEAMLSAGLHAHISSVDLNKLPAQLAGQRWSKDVIAGFPHDCHPCGENGEIHTVVVAGPMFKKTIPVNIGAVIERDGFAYADIIPIGV, encoded by the coding sequence ATGGTGGTATTTGCGGCAGTACCGTTAATGCTCAAAGGCAAAAAGTGTACCAGAAAGAAAACCCTGCTCAGTTGGAGCAGCGGTAAAGATAGCGCATGGGCGCTGCATTTGCTTCAGCAAGACCCTGCCATTGAACTGGTTGGTTTATTTACCCTTATTGAGCAAAAACACAACCGGGCATCCATGCACGATACCAGCATTGACATGTTACATCGTCAGGCGGATGCAGCAGGTTTACCGCTAGAACTGGTCGTGCTACCAGACGAATGCAGCAATGAACAATACGATGCCATTATACAAGCATACATCGCCACAGCCGCCCGTAATCAGATTGAGTGCATGGCCTTTGGCGACCTGTTTGTGAATGAAATCCGTCAATACCGAGAACGGCAACTGCAAGGTAGCGGGATTAGCCCGCTATTCCCCTTGTGGGGCATGTGTACTCAATATCTGGTTGAAGCCATGCTATCGGCTGGGCTACACGCGCATATTAGTAGCGTTGACCTAAACAAACTCCCCGCACAGCTTGCTGGCCAACGTTGGTCTAAAGACGTGATTGCAGGCTTCCCTCATGATTGCCACCCGTGCGGCGAAAACGGTGAAATCCACACAGTGGTAGTGGCAGGCCCCATGTTCAAGAAGACCATTCCGGTCAATATTGGTGCGGTGATTGAGCGAGATGGGTTTGCTTATGCCGATATTATTCCTATAGGAGTGTAG
- a CDS encoding ferric reductase-like transmembrane domain-containing protein, with protein sequence MQIHPKKIVIIIALLIFIALPALLFALGSAPSRSLLKDSLSLLTVLAFSFMLQQLFLTRNFKGIQAYYKLSQLSNIHKYIGYFVVTVFLFHPVLLVVPRFFEAGVKPLDALITLLTTFQSLGVVLGLIAWGLMLLLGMTAIFRYKLVQKLGIKYKAWRLFHGALSVLFISIASWHAIELGRHVDTLMASFIMVFAVSGAVLLVKQYVLTTEKRTGVTS encoded by the coding sequence ATGCAGATTCATCCTAAAAAAATCGTTATCATTATTGCACTACTCATTTTCATCGCCTTGCCAGCACTCCTGTTTGCGCTGGGAAGCGCCCCCTCTCGTAGCCTGTTAAAAGATTCGCTCTCGCTCCTGACCGTCTTGGCCTTCTCTTTCATGCTGCAACAGCTTTTTCTCACGCGTAATTTTAAAGGCATCCAGGCATATTACAAGTTAAGCCAACTATCTAATATTCATAAATATATTGGCTATTTTGTTGTAACGGTTTTTCTGTTTCACCCTGTTTTGCTGGTCGTGCCAAGGTTCTTTGAAGCAGGCGTCAAACCGCTGGATGCCTTGATCACCCTTTTGACAACCTTTCAAAGTTTGGGTGTTGTGCTCGGCTTGATTGCTTGGGGTCTGATGCTCCTGCTGGGCATGACTGCCATCTTTCGCTACAAACTGGTGCAAAAGCTGGGCATTAAATACAAAGCATGGCGGCTGTTTCATGGCGCTTTGTCTGTCCTATTCATTTCGATAGCCAGTTGGCACGCCATTGAGCTTGGACGCCATGTCGATACCCTGATGGCAAGCTTCATCATGGTCTTCGCGGTCAGCGGGGCAGTGCTTTTAGTCAAACAATATGTATTAACCACGGAAAAACGCACAGGTGTAACGTCATGA
- a CDS encoding monovalent cation:proton antiporter-2 (CPA2) family protein has product MDGFLFQAFIYLCAAVIAVPIAKRLGLGSVLGYLIAGIVIGPLTGLVGSNAEAMQELQNFAEFGVVMMLFLVGLELEPHMLWEMRNRLLGLGGLQVSITTALITGAALLLGLYWSVALAIGLILSLSSTAIVLQTLNEKGLTKTDGGRASFSILLFQDMAVIPILALIPLLALPELTNEAAAHTQTQGEHLSLVTGLPGWAHALVVINAVAAILLCGHFLARPLFRFIATTRLPEIFTASALLLVIGIALLMTLVGLSPALGTFLAGVVLADSEFRHELESNIEPFKGLLLGLFFITVGAGIDVKILFGDFTTILGLTLGVMLLKGAVLFGLARLFSLKLGDKWLFTLGLSQVGEFGFVLLNFSLGQYVLPPELAQTLSLVVALSMLLTPILFIFYDKFIPTRLQRQNNAEADAIDEQGSVIIAGSGRFGQIVNRLLISSGISTVVLDHEASTIDMLRQFGIKSHYGDASRPDLLHAAGIEQARALVIAIDDQKRTVEIVEYVKRRYPHIKIFARAFDIKHDYTLKKKGADVAVREVFSGSLQMGAEVLKALGMHPFDVEKMSHAFRRHDQAATEQLYGIWDQDPDIINNQLFITRAQEHSETLREILEVDLLQLHDCTERGWTPPPKDYAQKLVDQHPT; this is encoded by the coding sequence ATCTGTGTGCCGCTGTTATTGCCGTACCCATTGCCAAACGTCTGGGATTGGGTTCGGTGCTTGGCTATCTGATTGCCGGGATCGTTATCGGCCCGCTAACAGGATTGGTCGGTTCCAATGCAGAAGCGATGCAAGAACTTCAGAACTTCGCCGAGTTTGGCGTGGTAATGATGCTGTTTCTGGTCGGCCTGGAACTGGAACCGCACATGTTGTGGGAAATGCGCAACCGTTTGCTAGGGCTGGGAGGCTTGCAGGTAAGCATTACGACTGCCCTGATTACCGGCGCGGCCTTGTTACTAGGGCTGTACTGGAGTGTGGCGCTGGCTATCGGCCTGATACTTTCACTGTCGTCGACAGCCATCGTGCTGCAAACCTTGAACGAGAAAGGCTTGACCAAAACGGATGGGGGGCGTGCCAGCTTCTCGATATTGCTATTTCAGGATATGGCCGTCATTCCCATACTGGCGCTGATACCGCTGCTGGCCTTACCAGAACTGACGAATGAAGCGGCTGCCCATACGCAAACGCAGGGTGAACATCTGAGTCTGGTCACGGGCTTGCCCGGTTGGGCACATGCGCTGGTTGTCATAAATGCTGTAGCGGCCATTCTACTCTGCGGGCACTTTCTGGCGCGTCCCCTGTTTCGTTTCATTGCCACCACGCGTCTGCCGGAAATATTTACGGCCAGCGCATTGCTGCTGGTAATCGGCATTGCCCTGCTGATGACACTGGTTGGGCTTTCCCCTGCACTGGGTACATTTCTGGCGGGCGTGGTGCTGGCGGATAGCGAGTTTCGCCATGAACTGGAATCAAACATCGAACCATTCAAGGGGCTACTGCTGGGTCTGTTCTTTATCACGGTCGGCGCAGGTATCGACGTTAAAATCCTGTTTGGTGACTTCACCACCATACTGGGGCTGACCTTGGGCGTGATGCTGCTCAAAGGCGCGGTGTTATTCGGCCTTGCACGGCTGTTCAGCCTGAAGCTGGGCGACAAATGGCTGTTTACACTGGGGCTGTCACAGGTAGGTGAATTCGGCTTTGTGTTATTGAATTTCTCTTTGGGGCAATATGTACTGCCCCCCGAACTGGCGCAAACCCTATCACTGGTGGTTGCCCTTTCCATGTTGCTGACACCTATCCTGTTTATTTTTTATGACAAGTTCATCCCGACACGTTTACAGAGACAGAATAATGCAGAAGCGGATGCCATCGACGAACAAGGCTCCGTCATTATCGCGGGCAGTGGCCGTTTCGGACAAATCGTCAACCGCCTGCTGATATCCAGTGGTATATCGACCGTGGTGCTGGATCACGAAGCCTCAACGATTGATATGCTGCGCCAGTTTGGCATCAAGAGCCATTATGGCGATGCTTCGCGACCGGATTTGTTACACGCCGCCGGTATCGAACAGGCAAGGGCACTGGTTATAGCCATCGACGACCAGAAGCGCACGGTCGAAATCGTTGAATACGTCAAGCGTCGTTACCCGCATATCAAAATTTTTGCACGTGCTTTCGACATCAAGCATGACTACACACTCAAGAAAAAAGGCGCGGATGTTGCCGTGCGTGAGGTGTTCAGCGGCTCCTTGCAAATGGGCGCTGAAGTCCTGAAAGCGCTGGGAATGCATCCGTTCGATGTGGAGAAAATGAGTCATGCTTTCCGCCGTCATGATCAGGCAGCCACGGAACAACTGTACGGAATCTGGGATCAGGATCCCGATATTATCAATAACCAGCTATTCATCACCCGCGCCCAGGAACACAGTGAAACGCTCAGGGAAATACTGGAAGTTGACCTACTGCAACTGCATGACTGCACTGAACGGGGCTGGACACCACCGCCCAAAGATTATGCGCAGAAGCTGGTTGATCAGCACCCAACATAA
- a CDS encoding FAD-dependent oxidoreductase, which produces MSNPEDNHGLSRRQFLGLTSGVAGMAALVSMGIPPGWADNTTAVDLQKRADKAYETDVLVIGGGMAGLFAAVKAHDAGAKVMMISKGRLGASGQTPFAKGMFAYDEKTAKMSLDEFTAAVSRSALGTNNPVYTRQMAEHSQARVNELKEWGFFDSVLYNKPFSKPITERNIPLIERVMITHLIKENGKIAGAAGFSLDAEQVITFHAKSVILCTGAGGFKPNGFPICDLTHDGTVMAYHIGAKVTGKEWNDGHPGQADNAAACFDGWHGMFERKPDVTGVEIRHDLGVDLNYIAYVNGNPLEGGPPPELMRKNKVKGGPYKPEGFDHSSPPPGGEAGLAGGPPPRGEGPPRHGPPPGGEGGLPPGMSQTPVGGSSAGMAIHKSEGLVPINDQCESTIPGLYAAGDALGSYMAGAIYTQIGSSLAGSAVQGAIAAQAAARYCQNTPMPTLSAATLSTIKAEILAPLKRKAGYGPAWVTQTLQGVMIPNFVLYIKKESMLKAALAYIEELRDHHMPMLRAADMHELRLAHETANMIISAEMKLKASLMRTESRCSHYRLDYPELDNQNWQAWINIHKDAEGNMQLEKQPFGSWPTQA; this is translated from the coding sequence ATGAGCAACCCAGAAGATAATCACGGTTTGTCACGCCGTCAGTTTTTAGGCTTAACCAGCGGTGTCGCAGGCATGGCAGCACTGGTATCCATGGGCATCCCACCCGGCTGGGCGGATAACACAACAGCAGTCGACCTCCAGAAACGAGCCGATAAAGCCTATGAAACGGATGTACTGGTGATCGGTGGCGGCATGGCGGGTCTGTTTGCGGCGGTCAAGGCACATGATGCCGGAGCCAAGGTTATGATGATTTCCAAAGGACGTCTCGGCGCATCCGGCCAAACACCTTTTGCAAAAGGCATGTTTGCTTATGATGAAAAGACCGCAAAGATGTCGCTGGATGAGTTTACCGCCGCCGTTTCCCGCTCAGCATTGGGAACCAATAACCCGGTCTATACCCGGCAAATGGCAGAACATTCACAGGCCAGAGTGAATGAGCTGAAGGAATGGGGATTTTTTGACTCAGTGCTTTATAACAAGCCGTTTAGCAAACCCATCACCGAACGCAATATTCCCTTAATCGAGCGCGTCATGATCACCCACCTGATCAAAGAAAACGGCAAAATAGCAGGAGCTGCCGGTTTTAGTCTGGATGCTGAACAAGTCATTACGTTCCACGCCAAAAGCGTCATTTTGTGTACCGGTGCGGGAGGCTTTAAACCCAACGGTTTCCCCATTTGCGACCTGACGCATGATGGCACTGTTATGGCCTACCATATTGGTGCAAAAGTCACCGGCAAGGAGTGGAATGACGGGCATCCGGGACAAGCCGACAATGCGGCAGCCTGTTTCGATGGCTGGCATGGCATGTTTGAGCGCAAACCCGATGTGACCGGGGTGGAAATACGCCATGATCTGGGGGTAGATTTAAATTATATCGCCTACGTGAACGGCAATCCTCTGGAGGGTGGCCCTCCCCCAGAACTGATGCGCAAGAATAAAGTAAAAGGTGGCCCCTACAAACCGGAAGGATTTGATCATTCATCGCCGCCTCCCGGTGGTGAAGCTGGCTTGGCAGGTGGGCCACCGCCACGCGGAGAAGGGCCACCAAGACACGGGCCACCACCCGGTGGTGAAGGTGGTCTGCCACCCGGCATGAGCCAAACACCTGTAGGCGGTTCTTCTGCTGGGATGGCAATCCACAAATCCGAAGGTCTGGTGCCGATTAATGACCAATGCGAATCCACGATTCCGGGGCTATACGCGGCTGGTGATGCATTGGGTTCCTATATGGCGGGTGCAATCTACACGCAGATAGGCTCATCATTGGCTGGTTCAGCGGTGCAAGGCGCGATTGCTGCACAAGCCGCCGCCCGATACTGCCAGAACACGCCAATGCCCACATTATCAGCAGCAACGCTAAGCACCATAAAAGCGGAAATACTAGCGCCATTAAAAAGAAAAGCAGGCTATGGCCCAGCTTGGGTAACCCAAACCCTGCAAGGCGTGATGATTCCCAACTTTGTGTTGTACATCAAAAAAGAGAGTATGTTGAAAGCAGCCTTGGCTTATATTGAAGAGCTGAGGGATCACCACATGCCCATGCTGAGAGCGGCGGATATGCATGAACTGCGCTTGGCGCATGAAACCGCCAACATGATTATCAGCGCCGAAATGAAGTTGAAAGCCTCACTGATGCGCACAGAAAGCCGCTGTAGCCACTACCGGCTGGATTATCCCGAACTGGACAATCAAAACTGGCAAGCATGGATCAATATCCATAAGGATGCTGAAGGCAATATGCAACTGGAAAAGCAGCCGTTTGGCAGTTGGCCGACACAAGCATAA